In Macadamia integrifolia cultivar HAES 741 chromosome 13, SCU_Mint_v3, whole genome shotgun sequence, one DNA window encodes the following:
- the LOC122059365 gene encoding disease resistance protein L6-like translates to MAAQGASSSSFSGSFTNCYDVFLNFRGEDTRNNFTGFLHRALKREGINVFIDDDELCSGEEIRSALLEAIRGSRISIPVFSKGYADSKWCLLELTEIVRCHRSNCGQIILPIFLDDIEPTDVRHQTGSFEGSFQKHEEKFGVQTIQSWKEALNLVGGIKGYHLKQVNWNQSKLIDLVVDRVLSESSSNRMGDVKNPIGLDSRVKYLLSMVNVGSSEIQFVGICGIGGIGKTTIAKSLYNRILNSFHSCCFLANIKEEASGPNGLVSLQEQLICNVSKRRVDRKIWNVDGGKELIKQNLQGENVLLILDDVDDRSQLEAFAIEFNWFGSGSRIIITSRDEHILNVAKVDRGNIYWPEELNDEQSLQLFSLHAFSRDQPPEDYKQLSKDVLHLAGRLPLTLEVLGSAFCDIREKEEWKSKLEDLKRIPHEEILQKLKISYDILKDNEKSIFLDAACFFVGWRKETVISVWDACGFNPVSAIKKLTQRSLIKFTNAGFYINNRSYSYEVLRMHDQIQAMGRGIVFEESPSEPSKRSRLWYSDEILAVLEEQKVKLFP, encoded by the exons ATGGCGGCACAAGGGGCTTCGTCATCTTCCTTCTCAGGATCATTCACTAATTGCTACGATGTGTTTCTCAATTTCAGGGGTGAAGATACTCGCAATAATTTCACTGGTTTCCTTCATAGAGCTCTCAAAAGAGAAGGAATCAATGTGTTTATCGATGACGACGAACTCTGTAGTGGAGAAGAAATCCGATCCGCACTCCTCGAAGCAATCCGAGGATCCAGAATCTCGATTCCTGTCTTCTCTAAAGGCTATGCGGATAGCAAATGGTGCCTACTTGAACTGACTGAGATTGTTCGATGCCACAGATCCAACTGCGGTCAAATAATTCTGCCCATATTCTTGGATGATATTGAGCCAACAGATGTTCGCCATCAAACTGGAAGTTTTGAAGGATCGTTTCAGAAGCACGAGGAGAAATTTGGTGTTCAAACCATACAGAGTTGGAAGGAAGCGTTGAATCTGGTAGGAGGTATAAAGGGATATCATCTCAAGCAAGTCAACTG GAATCAATCAAAGCTAATCGACTTAGTTGTTGATAGGGTTCTTAGTGAATCAAGTAGCAATCGCATGGGTGATGTTAAAAATCCTATTGGATTGGATTCCCGTGTAAAATATCTATTAAGTATGGTAAATGTTGGTTCCAGTGAGATTCAATTTGTGGGAATTTGTGGTATAGGTGGCATCGGGAAGACAACTATTGCAAAATCCCTCTACAATCGCATTTTAAATAGCTTTCATAGTTGTTGCTTTCTTGCAAATATCAAAGAAGAAGCATCAGGACCAAATGGTCTAGTTTCTCTACAAGAACAACTTATTTGTAATGTCTCCAAAAGGAGAGTTGATCGCAAAATATGGAATGTTGATGGTGGAAAAGAATTGATAAAACAAAATCTACAAGGAGAAAATgttcttcttattcttgatgatgtggatgatcGTTCCCAACTCGAGGCTTTTGCTATTGAATTCAATTGGTTTGGCTCAGGAAGCAGGATCATCATAACAAGTAGAGATGAACATATTCTAAATGTGGCTAAAGTTGATAGAGGTAATATATATTGGCCTGAAGAATTGAATGATGAACAATCTCTTCAACTCTTTAGTTTGCATGCATTTTCAAGGGACCAACCTCCTGAAGATTATAAACAGCTTTCTAAGGATGTGCTACACTTGGCAGGACGATTGCCATTAACTCTAGAAGTGTTGGGTTCTGCTTTTTGTgatataagagaaaaagaagaatggaaaAGTAAGTTAGAAGATTTGAAAAGAATTCCTCATGAGGAGATTCTCCAAAAACTAAAGATAAGCTATGATATTCTAAAAGACAATGAGAAATCTATATTTCTTGATGCTGCATGCTTTTTTGTTGGATGGAGGAAAGAAACTGTAATTTCGGTATGGGATGCTTGTGGTTTTAACCCTGTATCAGCAATAAAAAAACTCACTCAAAGGTCCCTCATAAAGTTTACCAATGCAGGATTTTATATTAATAATAGGAGCTATTCTTATGAGGTGTTAAGGATGCATGATCAAATTCAAGCCATGGGAAGGGGCATTGTCTTTGAAGAAAGCCCTAGTGAGCCTAGTAAGCGCAGTAGGTTATGGTATTCTGATGAAATCTTGGCAGTATTAGAAGAACAGAAGGTAAAACTTTTTCCTTAg